One Siniperca chuatsi isolate FFG_IHB_CAS linkage group LG8, ASM2008510v1, whole genome shotgun sequence DNA segment encodes these proteins:
- the med12 gene encoding mediator of RNA polymerase II transcription subunit 12 isoform X3, with product MMAAFGILSYEYRPLKRPRLGPPDVYPQDPKQKEDELTALNVKQGFNNQPAVSGDEHGSAKNVNFNPSKISSNFSSIIAEKLRYNTFLDTGKRKPQVNQKDNFWLVTARSQSSINNWFTDLAGTKPLTQLAKKVPIFSKKEEVFGYLAKYLVPVMRSAWMIKMTCAYHAAITETKVKKRHVIDPCIEWTQIITKYLWEQLQKVADFYRQFPSQGCSSPLPATPADVETAMKQWEYNEKLAMFMFQDGMLDRHEFLTWVLECFEKVRPGEDELLRLLLPLLLQYSGEFVQSAYLSRRLAYFCTRRLNLLLSDGSLGPSTGGHPAHGILAQQGNALPPTPTSQPAGGNQPQTPFTDFYICPQHRPLVFGLSCMLQSIALCCPSALVWHYSLTDSRNKTGSPLDLLPIAPSSLPMPGGNTAFTQQVRTKLREIEEQVKERGQAVEFRWSFDKCQETTAGFTIGRVLHTLEVLDNHSFEKSDFNNSLDSLYNRIFGSGQSKDGHEMSPDDDAVVTLLCEWAVCCKRSGRHRAMVVAKLLEKRQAEIEAERCGESEVVDEKGSVSSGSLSAATLPIFQDVLLQFLDTQAPTLTEPGNENERVEFSNLVLLFCELIRHDVFSHNIYMCTLISRGDLASDSHLPRPRSPSDEPSDESERKEQEAGSSGKNEDTGLSESMEIDHNSSANFDEMFSPPMHCESKGSPSPEKPAPEQDSKASCKDKGMDPAFPQLYEQPRHIQYATHFPIPQEESASHECNQRLVVLYGVGKLRDEARHTIKKITKDILKVLNRKSTAETGGEEGQKRKRSKPEAFPTAEDIFSKFQHLSHFDQHQVTSQVSRNVLEQITSFALGRSYHLPLVQHIQFIFDLMEYSLNISGLIDFAIQLLNELSLVEAELLLKSSSLVGSYTTSLCLCIVAVLRRYHSCLILNPEQTAQVFDGLRIVVKPGVNPADCSSAERCILAYLYDLYTSCSHLKNKFGEIFSEFCSKVKNSIYCNIDPSDSNMLWDPVFMMEAIANPSAHNFNHSMVGKILNDSPANRYSFVCNVLMDVCVDHRDPERVNDIGILCAELTAYCRSLSAEWLGILKALCCSSNNGNCGFNDLLCNVDVSDLSFHDSLATFVAILIARQCLLLEDLVRCVAIPSLLNAACSEQDSEPGARLTCRILLHLFKTPQRNPVPQDGVKSDKSSVGIRSSCDRHLLAASQNSIVVGAVFAVLKAVFMLGDAELRGSGLSHPAGLDDISEGRSVSIETASLDVYAKYVLKTICQQEWVGERCLKSLSEDSSALQDPVLVNIQAQRLLQLICYPHRQLDSDDGDNPQRQRIKRILQNMDQWTMRQSSLELQLMIKQSTNNELYSLLENIAKATIEVFQKSAEMNSNNPSGNGVVVQGGSASNSTTSKMKPILSSSERSGVWLVAPLIAKLPTSVQGHVLKAAGEELEKGQHLGSSSRKERDRQKQKSMSLLSQQPFLSLVLTCLKGQDEQREGLLTSLYSQVQQIVTNWREDQYQDDCKAKQMMHEALKLRLNLVGGMFDTVQRSTQQTTEWAVLLLDIISSGTVDMQSNNELFTTVLDMLSVLINGTLAADMSSISQGSMEENKRAYMNLVKKLRKELGDRQSESLEKVRQLLPLPKQTRDVITCEPQGSLIDTKGNKIAGFEKEGLQVSTKQKISPWDVFEGLKHSAPLSWGWFGTVRVDRKVTKFEEQQRFLLYHTHLKPKPRSYYLEPLPLPPEEEEPLTPVSQEPEKKMEAVKPEKSVPSVPSDSNKKKTNKKKKTGSAKTEDYVNRTPGGVTYGTNMQPELMQNHPYGRLPYGQQTMNMYTQNQPLPPGGPGLEPPYRPARNPQMNKMMTTRPSYPGMMPGMQGSMPGMMGLDKQYPMGYKPQPTMPQGQILRQQLQNQSMIGQQIRQIAPNQPYTSMQASQNISQGYTTYGSHMGMQQHPSQGGGIVPSTYGNQNFQGTHPGANPAVVDPLRQMQQRPSGYVHQQAPGYAHNMQNTQRFAHQPLQQNPIMHGLSHMGGQGVHPGLRPNPMLAEQQQQAAQQQQQQYLRQQALRQQQQQQQQQQQQQQQQQAQQVQQQQQQQQQQQVQPQQVPPQQQVPQQQQQQQQQVSVVQPPGQAQNQGLGMQPLPPQQPMFPRQGMQQTQQQQQTAALVRQLQQQLSNTQPGQGTNSYY from the exons ATGATGGCTGCTTTCGGGATCCTAAGTTACGAATACCGGCCATTAAAGCGGCCCAGACTCGGCCCTCCGGACGTTTATCCTCAAGATCCAAAGCAGAAAGAG gatgaGCTGACTGCTCTGAATGTGAAGCAAGGATTCAATAACCAACCAGCTGTGTCTGGTGATGAACATGGCAGCgctaaaaatgtcaactttaacCCATCAAAG ATCAGTTCAAACTTCAGCAGCATCATTGCAGAGAAGCTGCGTTACAACACGTTTCTAGACACAGGGAAACGTAAGCCGCAGGTCAACCAGAAGGATAATTTCTGGCTTGTCACAGCAAGGTCACAGAGCTCCATCAATAATTGGTTCACAGATTTAGCCGGGACTAAACCTCTAACACAGCTGGCTAAAAAG GTTCCTATCTTTAGCAAAAAGGAGGAGGTTTTTGGATACTTGGCCAAGTACTTAGTCCCTGTCATGCGTTCAGCATGGATGATTAAGATGACCTGTGCGTATCATGCAGCCATCACAGAAACTAAAGTCAAGAAAAGGCATGTGATTGATCCTTGTATAG aatggACTCAGATTATTACTAAGTACCTGTGGGAGCAGCTTCAGAAGGTGGCCGACTTTTACAGACAGTTCCCCAGTCAAGGCTGTAGCTCACCCCTACCAGCCACTCCTGCTGATGTGGAGACAGCCATGAAGCAGTGGGAATACAACGAGAAGCTAGCCATGTTCATGTTTCAG GATGGTATGCTAGACAGACATGAGTTCCTGACATGGGTGCTGGAGTGTTTTGAGAAGGTGCGACCTGGTGAAGATGAGCTTCTCAGACTTCTCCTGCCCCTTTTACTACAG TACTCAGGGGAATTTGTACAGTCGGCTTACTTGTCACGGAGACTGGCTTACTTCTGCACACGCCGCCTCAATCTGTTGCTAAGCGACGGGAGCCTGGGCCCCAGCACAGGAGGCCATCCAGCCCATGGCATCTTGGCGCAGCAAGGTAACGCCCTGCCCCCCACCCCAACCTCGCAGCCGGCAGGAGGGAACCAGCCCCAGACACCTTTCACAGACTTCTACATCTGCCCTCAGCACAGGCCTCTGGTGTTCGGGCTCAGCTGCATGTTACAG AGCATAGCGTTGTGTTGCCCCAGTGCTCTGGTGTGGCATTActctctgacagacagcagaaacaaaaccGGGTCACCTCTGGACCTCCTGCCCATCGCCCCGTCCAGCTTACCAATGCCAGGTGGCAATACTGCCTTTACACAGCAG GTCCGTACAAAGTTGAGAGAGATCGAGGAGCAAGTTAAGGAGCGAGGCCAGGCAGTGGAGTTCAGGTGGTCGTTTGACAAGTGTCAGGAGACCACAGCAG GGTTCACCATCGGAAGGGTTCTCCACACCCTGGAGGTTTTAGACAACCACAGCTTTGAGAAGTCTGACTTTAACAACTCACTGGATTCACTGTACAACCGAATATTTGGCTCAGGCCAGAGTAAAGATGGCCATGAG ATGTCACCAGATGATGATGCCGTGGTGACCTTGCTTTGTGAATGGGCAGTGTGCTGTAAGCGTTCTGGCAGACACAGGGCCATGGTGGTGGCCAAGCTGCTGGAAAAGAGACAGGCTGAAATAGAAGCAGAG AGGTGTGGTGAGTCGGAGGTGGTGGATGAGAAGGGCTCTGTGTCGTCCGGCTCCCTCTCAGCTGCCACGCTACCAATCTTTCAGGATGTACTGCTGCAGTTCCTCGATACTCAGGCCCCCACGCTGA CGGAGCCTGGGAATGAAAATGAACGAGTGGAGTTCTCCAACCTGGTCCTGCTCTTCTGCGAGCTCATCCGTCACGACGTCTTTTCCCACAACATCTACATGTGCACACTCATTTCCCGTGGTGACCTGGCTTCTGACTCCCACCTACCGCGTCCTCGCTCCCCGAGCGATGAGCCCTCCGATGAATCAGAACGCAAGGAGCAGGAGGCAGGCAGCAGTGGCAAGAATGAG GATACCGGTCTGTCGGAGTCCATGGAAATCGATCACAACTCCAGTGCTAATTTTGACGAG ATGTTCTCTCCTCCGATGCACTGTGAGTCTAAGGGGAGTCCCTCCCCTGAGAAGCCAGCTCCAGAGCAGGACAGCAAGGCCAGCTGTAAGGACAAGGGCATGGACCCTGCCTTCCCTCAACTGTATGAGCAACCTCGCCACATTCAGTATGCCACTCACTTCCCTATTCCTCAG GAGGAGAGCGCCAGCCACGAGTGCAACCAGCGGTTAGTGGTTCTCTACGGTGTGGGCAAACTGAGAGACGAGGCTCGACACACCATCAAGAAAATTACCAAAGACATCTTGAAGGTGCTCAACCGAAAAAGCACGGCAGAGACAG gaggggaggaaggacaaaagaggaagaggagtaaGCCTGAGGCCTTCCCCACTGCCGAAGATATCTTCTCCAAATTCCAGCACCTCTCCCACTTTGACCAGCACCAAGTCACCTCCCAG gtgTCCAGAAATGTGCTGGAACAGATCACCAGCTTTGCCTTAGGGAGGTCTTATCACCTGCCTCTTGTCCAGCACATTCAGTTCATCTTTGACCTCATGGAGTACTCTCTCAACATTAGTGGCCTCATAGATTTTGCTATTCAG ctTCTGAATGAGTTGAGTCTGGTGGAAGCCGAGCTGCTGCTGAAGTCGTCCAGCCTGGTGGGCAGCTACACCACCAGCCTTTGTCTGTGTATTGTAGCTGTGCTGAGGAGGTACCACTCCTGCCTCATTCTCAATCCTGAGCAGACAGCGCAAGTTTTTGATGG GTTGCGCATTGTGGTGAAACCAGGTGTGAACCCGGCAGACTGTTCCTCTGCTGAACGCTGTATCTTGGCCTATCTATATGACCTTTACACTTCCTGCAGTCACCTTAAGAACAAGTTTGGCGAGATCTTCAG TGAGTTCTGTTCCAAAGTGAAAAACTCTATCTACTGCAACATCGACCCATCAGACTCCAACATGCTTTGGGATCCTGTGTTCATGATGGAGGCCATTGCAAACCCCTCCGCCCACAACTTCAATCACTCCATGGTGGGCAAGATCCTCAATGACAGCCCAGCCAACCGATACAGCTTTGTCTGTAATGTGctcatggatgtgtgtgtggaccaCAGAGACCCTGAGAG GGTGAACGATATTGGGATCCTGTGTGCAGAGCTGACGGCGTACTGTCGCTCCCTGAGTGCTGAGTGGCTTGGCATCCTCAAggctctctgctgctcctctaaCAATGGCAACTGTGGCTTCAATGATTTGCTGTGTAACGTAGAT GTTAGCGATTTGTCTTTCCATGATTCCCTGGCAACCTTCGTAGCCATTCTCATTGCTAGACAGTGCCTACTCCTAGAAGACCTGGTTCGCTGTGTGGCCATTCCTTCCCTCCTCAATGCTG CCTGCAGTGAGCAAGATTCTGAGCCAGGAGCCAGACTCACCTGCAGGATTCTGTTGCACCTTTTCAAGACGCCACAGCGCAACCCTGTCCCCCAAGATGGTGTGAAGTCAG ATAAATCCTCAGTTGGTATCCGGTCGTCTTGTGATCGCCACCTTCTTGCTGCTTCTCAGAACAGCATAGTTGTTGGAGCGGTATTTGCTGTCCTCAAAGCTGTTTTTATGCTGG GTGATGCCGAGCTAAGAGGCTCAGGACTGTCACACCCTGCTGGCCTCGACGACATATCAGAGGGGCGCAGTGTCTCCATAGAAACGGCAAGCTTGGATGTATATGCAAAGTATGTTCTGAAGACGATCTGCCAGCAG GAATGGGTTGGAGAGCGCTGCCTGAAGTCTCTGTCAGAGGACAGCAGTGCCCTCCAGGACCCGGTGCTGGTAAACATTCAGGCCCAACGGCTACTGCAGCTTATTTGCTATCCACACCGCCAGTTGGACAGTGATGATGGTGACAACCCTCAGAGGCAGCGAATCAAACGCATCCTACAG AACATGGACCAATGGACAATGAGACAGTCGTCCCTggagctgcagctgatgatCAAACAGAGCACAAACAAT gAGCTCTACTCGCTCTTGGAGAACATAGCCAAGGCCACCATAGAGGTGTTTCAAAAATCAGCTGAGATGAACTCCAATAACCCCTCAGGGAATGGAGTAGTGGTCCAAGGTGGCTCCGCATCCAACAGCACCACCAGCAAGATGAAGCCAATTTTAAG CTCATCAGAGCGGTCAGGTGTGTGGCTGGTGGCTCCGTTGATAGCCAAGCTACCCACCTCAGTTCAGGGCCATGTACTAAAGGCGGCAGGAgaggagctggagaaaggaCAGCACCTGGGTTCTTCCTCGCGCAAGGAGAGGGACAGGCAGAAGCAGAAAAG TATGTCTCTGCTGAGCCAGCAGCCATTCTTGTCTTTGGTGCTGACCTGCTTGAAGGGGCAGGATGAACAGAGGGAAGGCCTTCTCACCTCCCTCTACAGCCAAGTGCAGCAGATTGTTACCAACTGGAGAGAGGACCAGTACCAGGATGACTGCAAGGCAAAGCAAATGATGCATGAGGCTCTGAAGCTACGACTGAATCTT GTGGGTGGCATGTTTGACACGGTGCAGCGCAGCACCCAGCAGACCACTGAGTGGGCCGTACTACTCCTTGACATCATCAGCAGCGGCACAGTGGACATGCAGTCCAATAA TGAGCTCTTCACAACAGTGTTGGACATGTTGAGTGTGCTGATTAACGGCACACTGGCTGCTGACATGTCCAGTATCTCCCAGGGCAGCATGGAGGAGAATAAGAGAGCCTATATGAACCTGGTCAAGAAGCTCAGG AAAGAGCTTGGAGATCGGCAGTCCGAAAGTTTGGAAAAGGTTCGCCAGCTTCTGCCACTGCCCAAGCAAACCCGAGATGTCATAACCTGTGAACCTCAGGGCTCGCTAATAGACACAAAGGGTAATAAGATCGCTGGATTTGAGAAGGAG GGCCTTCAAGTATCAACCAAACAGAAGATTTCTCCCTGGGACGTCTTTGAGGGTCTGAAACACTCCGCCCCTCTCTCCTGGGGCTGGTTTGGTACGGTGCGTGTGGACCGCAAGGTCACCAAGTTCGAGGAGCAGCAGCGTTTTCTGCTCTACCACACCCACCTTAAGCCCAAACCTCGTAGCTATTACCTGGAGCCACTCCCCCTGCCCCCCGAAGAGGAGGAGCCCCTGACACCCGTCTCCCAGGAACCAGAGAAGAAGATGGAGGCGGTGAAGCCAGAGAAGAGTGTGCCCTCTGTGCCCTCTGACTCAAACAAGAAGAAAAccaacaagaagaagaaaacggGATCCGCCAAGACTGAG GACTATGTGAACCGTACACCAGGTGGTGTGACCTATGGGACAAATATGCAACCTGAGCTGATGCAGAACCATCCATATGGCAGGCTACCCTACGGCCAGCAGACCAtgaacatgtacacacagaacCAGCCTCTACCTCCAG GAGGTCCAGGTTTAGAACCTCCATACAGACCTGCTCGCAACCCACAGATGAACAAAATGATGACCACTCGGCCCAGCTACCCAGGCATGATGCCTGGCATGCAGGGAAGCATGCCTGGGATGATGGGACTGGACAAGCAATACCCAATGGGTTATAAGCCCCAGCCTACCATGCCACAGGGCCAGATACTGCGGCAGCAGCTACAG aatcagagcATGATAGGGCAGCAGATTAGACAAATTGCACCCAACCAACCATATACTTCAATGCAGGCTTCTCAG AACATATCTCAGGGCTATACCACATACGGATCACACATGGGGATGCAGCAGCATCCGTCCCAAGGTGGTGGTATAGTTCCTTCCACTTATGGGAACCAAAACTTCCAGGGCACCCATCCTGGAGCCAACCCTGCTGTGGTGGATCCTCTTAGGCAAATGCAGCAGAGGCCCAGTGGTTACGTTCACCAGCAGGCTCCAGGCTACGCACACAATATGCAGAACACACAGAG GTTTGCCCACCAGCCCCTCCAGCAGAATCCAATCATGCACGGTCTCAGTCACATGGGAGGCCAGGGCGTCCATCCAGGCTTGAGGCCCAATCCGATGCTGgcagaacagcagcaacaagcagcacagcaacaacagcagcagtaccTCAGACAACAAGCACTCAGA cagcagcagcaacaacaacaacaacaacaacaacaacaacagcagcagcaggcccaACAAgttcaacaacagcagcagcagcagcagcagcagcaggtccagCCCCAGCAGGTTCCTCCTCAACAGCAAGttccgcagcagcagcagcagcagcagcagcaggtgtcaGTGGTGCAACCACCAGGCCAGGCACAGAACCAGGGCCTGGGCATGCAGCCACTGCCCCCCCAGCAACCCATG TTCCCACGACAGGGAATGCAGCAgactcaacagcagcagcagactgcaGCTCTGGTCAGACAGCTGCAACAGCAACTTTCAA ATACTCAACCAGGACAAGGCACCAATTCATATTACTGA